A stretch of the Elephas maximus indicus isolate mEleMax1 chromosome 3, mEleMax1 primary haplotype, whole genome shotgun sequence genome encodes the following:
- the CILP2 gene encoding cartilage intermediate layer protein 2: protein MASLPPLLCLCVAAAHLVGARDAFPIEEPTGTVWGLHRQSPLSGQPSPALENWEEASEWTSWFNVDHPGGDGDFESLAAIRFYYGPARVCPQPLALEARTTDWALPATVGERVHLNPTRGFWCLNREQPRGRRCSNYHVRFRCPLEAAWGAWGPWGPCSGSCGPGRRSRRRSCPVEDKCPGRPLEAQKCVRPRCPGCNPDTCGCPNHVLLGVVVTRSGRPLPGARVFLRGQPGTLATSDAHGTFRVPGICASSQANISAQVDGFSAGVAQAQANSSFSAVVTIVLKKLGKPYLMKHPESRVREAGQNVTFCCKAAGTPTPKKYSWFHNGTLLDRRELGYGAQLELRGLRLEQAGTYHCKAWNDVGTIRSATAWLTVLAPGQPACDPKPLEHLIKLPDDCGQPDGSPAYLDVGRCPDVRCPGPMVSGPRCGDTSTRCCSVQRLQSRAVHCSGYVLPVKVVAECGCKKCLPPRALIRGRVVAADSGEPLRFARILRGHEPIGFTSYQGDFTIEAPPSPERLVLTFLDPSGEFVDAIRVLPFDPWGTSVYHEVKAMRKRLPVILDATQSNRIPLGELRDQAPMGELVLPPGAFRFADGRPYMGAVEARVTFVDPRDLASAAAAPSDLRFLDRDGELVPLRTYGMFSVDLRASSSGEQLQAGPMAVRVAAGQIHMAGHAEALRLWSLDPSTGLWEEESRFQREVPAGRRVRREERVFLVGNVEVRERRLFNLDVPERRRCFVKVRVYANDKFTPSEQVEGAVVTLVNLEPAPGFSANPRAWGRFDSAVTGPNGACIPAFCDEEQPDAYTALVTATLGGEELEPPPSRPRPLPSAVGVTQPYLDRLDYRRTDHEDPAFKRNGFRINLAKPRPGNSAEARGPVYPWRSLRECQGAPVTDSHFRFARVEADRYEYNVVPFREGAPASWTGDFLSWWPNPQEFRACFLKVRIQGPQEYMVRAHSAGGSHPRTQGQLYGLRDARSVRDPQQPGTSAACVEFKCSGMLFDQQQVDRTLVTITPQGSCRRMAINTLLRDYLARHPPPAPTDDPTTFSMLAPLDPLGHNYGVYTVTDQSPRLAKEIAIGRCFDGSSDGFSREMKADAGTAVTFQCREPPTGRPSLFQRLLESPAAALGDIRREMGEVARGQARATGSLRTRRGRARQ, encoded by the exons ATGGCGTCATTGCCGCCACTGCTCTGCCTCTGCGTCGCCGCCGCGCACCTGGTGGGGGCCCGAG ATGCCTTCCCCATCGAGGAGCCCACAGGGACTGTGTGGGGGCTCCACAGGCAGTCGCCACTCTCTGGTCAGCCCTCACCAGCCCTGGAGAACTGGGAAG AGGCCAGCGAGTGGACGTCCTGGTTCAACGTCGACCACCCGGGCGGCGACGGCGACTTCGAGAGCCTGGCGGCTATTCGCTTCTACTACGGGCCTGCGCGCGTGTGCCCGCAGCCCCTGGCGCTGGAGGCACGCACCACAGACTGGGCCCTACCGGCCACCGTCGGCGAGCGCGTGCACTTGAACCCCACGCGCGGCTTCTGGTGCCTCAACCGGGAACAGCCGCGCGGCCGCCGCTGCTCCAACTACCACGTGCGCTTCCGCTGCCCTCTCG AGGCTGCGTGGGGCGCGTGGGGCCCGTGGGGTCCCTGCTCAGGGAGTTGTGGGCCAGGCCGTCGCTCGCGCCGCCGCAGCTGCCCGGTTGAAGACAAGTGTCCCGGGCGTCCGCTGGAGGCGCAGAAGTGCGTGCGGCCTCGGTGCCCAG GGTGCAACCCTGACACCTGTGGATGCCCCAACCATGTCCTCCTGGGCGTGGTGGTCACCCGATCTGGGCGACCATTACCAGGAGCAAGGGTCTTCCTGCGAGGCCAGCCAGGCACCTTGGCCACTAGTGATGCCCATGGAACCTTCCGGGTGCCCGGCATTTGTGCCAGCAGCCAGGCCAACATCAGTGCCCAGGTGGACGGCTTCTCTGCAGGCgtggcccaggcccaggccaaCAGCTCCTTCTCAGCTGTGGTCACCATTGTTCTTAAGAAGTTGG GGAAGCCATACCTGATGAAGCACCCTGAGTCCCGAGTGCGAGAGGCAGGCCAGAATGTGACCTTCTGCTGCAAAGCCGCAGGCACCCCTACACCGAAGAAATACTCCTG GTTCCACAACGGGACCCTGCTGGACAGGAGAGAGCTTGGGTATGGGGCCCAACTGGAGCTGCGGGGACTGCGCCTGGAGCAGGCGGGTACCTACCATTGCAAGGCCTGGAATGACGTGGGCACCATCCGCTCGGCTACTGCCTGGCTCACTGTGCTGG CCCCGGGCCAGCCAGCCTGCGACCCCAAGCCCCTAGAGCACCTGATCAAGCTCCCAGATGATTGTGGTCAGCCAGACGGCAGCCCTGCCTACCTGGATGTGGGCCGCTGCCCCGATGTGCGCTGCCCTGGCCCCATGGTCTCTGGCCCCCGGTGCGGGGACACCAGCACCCGCTGCTGCTCTGTGCAGCGCTTGCAGAGCCGGGCAGTCCACTGCTCTGGCTATGTCCTTCCTGTGAAGGTCGTGGCCGAGTGTGGCTGCAAGAAGTGCCTACCCCCACGGGCCTTAATTCGGGGCCGTGTGGTGGCTGCCGACTCGGGGGAACCCCTGCGCTTCGCCCGCATCCTGCGAGGCCACGAGCCTATCGGCTTCACCTCCTATCAGGGCGATTTCACTATTGAGGCGCCACCATCCCCAGAGCGCCTGGTGCTGACCTTCCTAGATCCCAGTGGTGAGTTTGTGGACGCCATCAGGGTTCTGCCGTTTGATCCATGGGGCACTAGTGTGTACCACGAGGTCAAGGCCATGCGGAAGCGACTCCCGGTCATCTTGGATGCCACTCAGAGCAACAGGATCCCACTTGGTGAGCTGAGAGACCAGGCCCCTATGGGCGAGCTTGTCCTGCCTCCAGGGGCATTCCGCTTTGCTGATGGCCGGCCCTACATGGGTGCTGTGGAGGCCCGGGTGACCTTCGTGGACCCCCGCGACCTGGCCTCTGCAGCCGCTGCCCCCAGCGACCTGCGCTTCCTGGACCGTGATGGGGAGTTGGTGCCGCTACGCACTTACGGCATGTTCTCTGTGGACCTCCGTGCCTCCAGCTCCGGGGAGCAGCTGCAGGCCGGGCCCATGGCCGTGCGTGTGGCTGCTGGGCAGATCCACATGGCCGGCCACGCGGAGGCACTCAGGCTGTGGTCGCTGGACCCCAGCACGGGCCTGTGGGAGGAGGAGAGCCGTTTCCAGCGTGAGGTGCCTGCTGGCCGCCGGGTACGCCGGGAGGAGCGGGTCTTCCTGGTGGGTAATGTGGAGGTTCGTGAGCGGCGCCTGTTTAACCTGGATGTGCCTGAGCGCCGTCGATGCTTTGTGAAGGTACGCGTCTATGCCAACGACAAGTTTACGCCCAGCGAGCAGGTGGAAGGCGCTGTTGTCACGCTGGTCAACCTAGAACCTGCACCCGGCTTCTCAGCCAACCCCCGTGCCTGGGGCCGCTTTGACAGTGCCGTCACTGGCCCCAACGGCGCCTGCATCCCTGCTTTCTGCGACGAAGAACAACCTGATGCCTACACTGCCCTTGTCACGGCTACCCTGGGGGGTGAGGAGCTGGAGCCCCCACCCTCCCGGCCCCGCCCACTTCCATCTGCCGTGGGCGTTACCCAGCCCTACCTGGACAGGCTGGATTACAGGCGCACCGACCACGAGGACCCTGCTTTTAAGCGAAACGGCTTCCGTATCAACCTGGCCAAGCCCAGGCCCGGCAACTCCGCTGAGGCCCGAGGGCCTGTGTACCCCTGGCGCAGCCTGCGGGAGTGCCAGGGGGCCCCGGTGACTGATAGCCACTTCCGCTTCGCCCGTGTGGAGGCCGATAGGTATGAGTACAACGTGGTGCCCTTCCGTGAGGGTGCGCCTGCCTCCTGGACCGGCGACTTCCTGTCCTGGTGGCCCAACCCACAGGAGTTCCGGGCCTGCTTTCTCAAGGTGCGCATCCAGGGCCCCCAGGAGTACATGGTCCGTGCCCACAGTGCCGGGGGCAGCCACCCACGCACCCAGGGCCAGCTCTACGGGCTGCGGGACGCCCGCAGTGTCCGAGACCCCCAGCAGCCCGGCACATCTGCCGCTTGCGTGGAGTTCAAGTGCAGTGGGATGCTGTTTGACCAGCAGCAGGTGGACAGGACACTGGTGACCATCACACCACAGGGCAGCTGCCGTCGCATGGCCATCAACACACTGCTGAGGGACTACCTGGCCAGGCACCCCCCACCTGCACCGACCGATGACCCCACCACCTTCTCTATGCTGGCTCCACTGGACCCCCTGGGACACAACTACGGTGTCTATACTGTCACTGACCAGAGCCCACGGCTGGCCAAGGAGATCGCCATCGGCCGCTGCTTCGATGGTTCCTCCGACGGCTTCTcaagagagatgaaggctgatgcTGGCACGGCGGTCACTTTCCAGTGCCGGGAACCACCCACCGGCCGGCCCAGCCTCTTCCAGCGGCTGCTGGAGTCCCCAGCAGCAGCGCTGGGTGACATCCGCCGGGAGATGGGTGAGGTGGCCCGAGGCCAGGCTCGTGCCACTGGCTCCCTCCGTACCCGCCGGGGCAGGGCCCGGCAGTGA